CCAAACCACGCAACGGATAAATGTCCCTAATCAACCCCATTGAAGCTCTACATAAAATATATGGTAAGCCTGCGCTGCAAACTACTCGTGAAAGAGATGTTGGAGAACGTAGGTATGAAATATTTCCGTGTAGACCTGGGAATGGTTGAGTTGTTGGAATCCATCACACCTGAGCAACTAAAACAGTTTAGCAAACAAATACAATTATCCGGACTGGAGTTGATTGAGGATAAAAGAAGTGTCATCATCGAAAAGGTAAAGAACATCATTGTTGAGATGATTCATTACAGCGATGAACTGCCCAAGGTAAAGTTCTCTGTTTTTATTAGTGAGAAAACGGGTTACGAGTACAATTACCTGTCTGGCATTTTTGCTGACGTTATGGCTACCACGATAGAGCACTACATCATCGCCCACAGAATTGAGCGCGTAAAGGAATTGTTGCTCTATGATGAGCTCACGCTAACAGAAATTTCTTACAAGCTGAATTACAGCAGTGTTGCCCATTTGTCTAATCAATTCAAAAAAATTACCGGCCTTACACCATCCTACTTCAAAAAAATGCAGTTGTACAGAAAACGCATCGCATTGGAAGATGTGGACAGGAAGTAAGCTGCTTTTAACGGGCTGATCTATCTCAAAATCAGCGACCCATTCTCCTCCTCAGGTTTTTTTTAATCTCACAGGCATTTCACATTGCAATTCCCGACAGAGGACATTGGGCTGTGATCGGTTGGTGTCTCCCCTCCATTTTTACTAAAGCCTGAAGCAAAAAAAAGCGGCCACCCTCATAGGGCAGCCGCTTTTTGCAAAATCAAACGAACGCT
The window above is part of the Cryomorphaceae bacterium genome. Proteins encoded here:
- a CDS encoding AraC family transcriptional regulator yields the protein MKLYIKYMVSLRCKLLVKEMLENVGMKYFRVDLGMVELLESITPEQLKQFSKQIQLSGLELIEDKRSVIIEKVKNIIVEMIHYSDELPKVKFSVFISEKTGYEYNYLSGIFADVMATTIEHYIIAHRIERVKELLLYDELTLTEISYKLNYSSVAHLSNQFKKITGLTPSYFKKMQLYRKRIALEDVDRK